The genomic region TCCCAAGCTCGAGGTCTCGCTCAAGCAGGCCGGCGCTCCGTACCAGCCGGGCGATTTCTACGACGAGGAAGTCACGCCCAAAGAGTTCGGCCGTATCGCGGCGCAGACCGCCAAGCAAGTCATCGTGCAGCGCATCCGCGAAGCAGAGCGCGACACCGTTTTCAACAAGTACGCGCGCAAGCTCAACGATTTGGTAACCGGCTCCGTGCAGCGTTACGAACAGCGCAATATGTACGTGCTTCTCGAGGGTCGCGACGAAGCGATTCTGCCGCTCTCCGAGCAAGTGCCGGGTGAGGCGTTCCGCATCAACGATTTCATCCGCGCGTACGTCGTCGACGTGCGTAAGTCGCCCAAGGGTCCGCAGGTGGTGCTCTCCCGCTCGGCTGAAGGATTGGTACAACGCCTGCTCGAGCTGGAAGTTCCCGAAATCGCGGACGGCACCGTCGAGATCATGGCGATCGCGCGCGAAGCCGGAAGCCGCTCGAAGGTTGCGGTGCGCAGCCTGCGCGCCGAAGTCGATCCGATCGGTGCGTGCCTCGGGCCAAAATCGAGCCGGATCGCCAACGTCTCGGATAACTTGCGCGGCGAGAAGATCGACGTCATTCGTTACGACGCCGAGCACGAAGCTTTCATCATGAACGCGCTCGCGCCGGCCAAGGTGATCTCCGTCGAACTGTTCGAAGACGATGGGGTTGCGCTGGTCGTGGTCCCGGATTATCAACTCTCGCTTGCGATCGGGCGTGAGGGCCAGAACGTGCGGCTCGCCGCGCGTCTGACCGGCTGGCGATTGGATATCGCCAGCGAGACCGAAGCCGACGAAGCGCGCGAACGTTACCTCGCCGAGAGGACGGAACGGACGGCCGAAGACGGCACGCTGGAAGCTGCTACCGAGCCGGAAGCTGCGGTCGCAGAGGCGCAAGCGGAGCCGGCGGCGGCCGCCGAAGGCATCGACGCCGATCTCATTCGGAAGCTCGAAGAGTTCCGTCGCGAGCGGCTGGGAGATGGCGAGTAGACCGCTCCGTATGTGCGTTGGGTGCCGTGGGCGATTCCCGCAATCCGATTTGGTTCGATTCGTCCGCGGGTCGGAGGGTTGGAAGGCGGATCCCGCGGCATCCAAACGCAAGCAACCGGGCCGGGGCGCGTACCTGTGCTCGGCGGCGTGCGTTGCCCGAGCGGCAAAGAATCGTCGGTACCCGGGGCTTGCATCGATTGCCGACGAATATGGGTTACTAAGTAGTTCGTTGAAATGAGTGAAGCAACAATGACGAAGACGAGCGACCGGCCGTCCTAATGCGATGAGGGACGCAAATTGATCACGTAGCGGGGTAGCCGACCGGATGGTTGGGGGGCCCCGCGTAACACGCGGGAGGCGTCGTTCCGGCTCTTAAGCCGAAGCGGTCCCTCTCCAACTTGATGAGGACCCTAGCGTGCAGCGCGCGTTGGGGAGAGATGTTGGCTACGGGTAAAGTACGGATTTTCGAGCTCGCCAAAGAGGTAGGGCTCACGTCCAAGGAACTAATCGTGCTCTTTAACGAGCGCTTGGGCGGGATCTTCGAAGCAAAGAATCAGCTTAGTGTCGTCCCCGAGCAAATCGCGGACTTGGTTCGCAGCGTGCTCAAACCGGCCGCCGCGCCGGCGCGGGCCGCAGCTCCGGCGAAGGCCGCGGGCGCAGCCAGAGGCGCTACCGCCCTCGCCGAGCCTCCCGTCGCACCGCCCGTCGTCGTAGCAGCTCCGCCGGCCGCCCCGGTGGCCGAGGCGCCGGTCAGCAAGCTCAAGCCCGTCACGGGCACGACGCGCCCACCGGCAAAAAGCAAGCCGAAAGCCGCTCCCGCGGCAGTCGCCGCACCCGAGCCCGAGGCGCCTCCCGAAGTACAGGTTGCGGCTCCCGCCGAACCCGTGCCCGCTCCGGAACCCGCCCCGGTCCCCAGCCCGGCTCCCGCTACGGCCGCACCCGCGCCGACGCCCGCTGTGATTCCCGAGCCGCCGGCCAAGGTCGCTCCGCCCGCACCGGCCGCTCCTCGCCCGGCTGCACCGCGCGTACCGAAGCCGCCCGCTCCCGACATGCCGATCCCGCAGTTGCGCCCGGTGCCGGCCGGCCAATCCTCGATTGCCCGCCGAGCCCCTGCGCCGACGACGTCGGCTTCAGCCTCTCCCGGCCCTCAGACCGGCATGCCCGGCCGTCCGGGCGTCGCGCCGCGTCCCGGCCAAGCTCTTCCCGGCCAAGGCGGCAAGGGGCTCATCTCGCCCGCGCCGCCACGCCCCGCGGGAGCGCCGATTCCCATGGCGCCGCCGCGCCGCCCGGTCGGCAACGGCCCGTTCCGCCCGCTCGCGCCCGGCTCGCGCCCGATGCCGCCGCGTCCCGGTGTCCCATCCTCGCCGACCGACGGCCCCGCGCCATCGGCAGGCGGACGCCCGGGTGAACGCTCGCGTATCCACGAGGACAAATCGACGTCCAAGAAGGATCGCGAAAAAGAACTCCTGATCGAAAAAGAGCGTCAGCGCAAGAAGAAGACCGGCGATCACACGCCGATCGTTCCGGCGCGTACCCTCGAAGCGATCGAAATCCCCGATCTGTTGACGGTGCAAGAACTTGCGACCTCGATGATCGTTCCGGTCAAAGACGTTATCACCGAGCTCATCAAGATGGGCACGATGGCGACGATCAACCAGAATATCTCCAGCGACGTCGCAATCGCGGCCGCCAAAAAGTTCGGCTTCAATGCGGTCGTCAAGGAAGCCGGCGAAGAAGTCACCGTCGAGCAAGAAGAAGACAAACCCGAGATGCTCACGACGCGTCCGCCGGTCGTAACGGTCCTCGGACACGTCGATCACGGTAAGACCTCGCTGCTCGATCGGATTCGCGTCGCCAACGTTGCCGGCGGCGAAGCCGGCGGCATCACGCAGAAAATCGGCGCGTACACCGTCGAATCGAAGGATCGCAAGATCACCTTCATCGACACGCCCGGTCACGAAGCGTTTACCGCCATGCGTGCCCGCGGCGCGCGCGTCACCGACGTCGCGATCCTCGTGGTCGCGGCCGACGACGGCGTCATGCCGCAAACGCGCGAAGCCGTCGCGCACGCCAAAGCCGCAAACGTGCCGATCGTGGTTGCCATCAATAAGATGGACAAGCCCGACGCGCAGCCCGATCGCGTAAAACAGCAACTCATGGAACTCGGCCTGCAGCCCGTCGATTGGGGCGGCAAGGTCGAAATG from Candidatus Dormiibacterota bacterium harbors:
- the nusA gene encoding transcription termination factor NusA: MAEPVAEEKLIDVLSFIAKERNIPFEMLLEALEAALLTAYKRHYGSEANAIVTVDRQNGDYRVYHRRNVVEEVVDPKLEVSLKQAGAPYQPGDFYDEEVTPKEFGRIAAQTAKQVIVQRIREAERDTVFNKYARKLNDLVTGSVQRYEQRNMYVLLEGRDEAILPLSEQVPGEAFRINDFIRAYVVDVRKSPKGPQVVLSRSAEGLVQRLLELEVPEIADGTVEIMAIAREAGSRSKVAVRSLRAEVDPIGACLGPKSSRIANVSDNLRGEKIDVIRYDAEHEAFIMNALAPAKVISVELFEDDGVALVVVPDYQLSLAIGREGQNVRLAARLTGWRLDIASETEADEARERYLAERTERTAEDGTLEAATEPEAAVAEAQAEPAAAAEGIDADLIRKLEEFRRERLGDGE
- the infB gene encoding translation initiation factor IF-2; this translates as MRTLACSARWGEMLATGKVRIFELAKEVGLTSKELIVLFNERLGGIFEAKNQLSVVPEQIADLVRSVLKPAAAPARAAAPAKAAGAARGATALAEPPVAPPVVVAAPPAAPVAEAPVSKLKPVTGTTRPPAKSKPKAAPAAVAAPEPEAPPEVQVAAPAEPVPAPEPAPVPSPAPATAAPAPTPAVIPEPPAKVAPPAPAAPRPAAPRVPKPPAPDMPIPQLRPVPAGQSSIARRAPAPTTSASASPGPQTGMPGRPGVAPRPGQALPGQGGKGLISPAPPRPAGAPIPMAPPRRPVGNGPFRPLAPGSRPMPPRPGVPSSPTDGPAPSAGGRPGERSRIHEDKSTSKKDREKELLIEKERQRKKKTGDHTPIVPARTLEAIEIPDLLTVQELATSMIVPVKDVITELIKMGTMATINQNISSDVAIAAAKKFGFNAVVKEAGEEVTVEQEEDKPEMLTTRPPVVTVLGHVDHGKTSLLDRIRVANVAGGEAGGITQKIGAYTVESKDRKITFIDTPGHEAFTAMRARGARVTDVAILVVAADDGVMPQTREAVAHAKAANVPIVVAINKMDKPDAQPDRVKQQLMELGLQPVDWGGKVEMVPVSAKSGEGIESLLETVLLEADIRDLKANKNRRATGVVIESQLSKGRGAVATVLIQNGTLRVGDIIVVGGTFGKVRALIDDKGKQVKKAGPSIPVEVMGLSDVPAAGDTLMVVSDERVAREAAEKRKTRRRDVRIAGTGSQRISLETFMQMPTEGKKTLNLIIKADGQGSLEALRTRMESLSTENVDIRVIHGGVGAISPNDVNLASASTAVLIGFNIRPDETAKRLADNEGVDLRFYQVIYEIEEDLKKAMKGMLAPIEREIVLGHAEVRAVFKVSKVGTIVGCYVKDGKITRNAKIRLLRDSAVVFTGEIESLRRVKDDVREVAEGYECGIQIAKYQDLKEGDIIEAYMIEKVAAE